A genomic window from Methanovulcanius yangii includes:
- a CDS encoding type I restriction endonuclease subunit R, whose translation MTPYKFTESEVEDAALQWFSDLGYDVVSGPEIAPGEPAAERDDYHQPFLLRRVRDSLYAINPMLTDDAIDEAVRKLTIPPSPALIENNHVFHQYLTDGIPVEYRENGDVRHGLVRVIDTSEPERNDWLVVNQYTMVEGDHNRRPDIVVFVNGIPVAVLELKNPADENATIWSAYTQLQTYKQQISSLFNTNEVLVISDGVQARAGSLTADEDRFMVWRTIDGDETASSVIPQLEVLLKGLFAKDRFLEYMSDFILFENTGSTLIKKIAAYHQFHAVKAAVESTITASAPEGDKKGGVIWHTQGSGKSLSMVFYARQIILRREMENPTLVFLTDQNDLDGQLFETFGRCHEHIRQTPIQAESRADLRELLTRESGGVIFSTIQKFFPEKEEEDHPLLSDRHNIVFIADEAHRSHYGFTPHVSETTGFIRYGFAEYIRQALPNASSIGFTGTPISLKDRDTKAVFGDYISIYDVIQANEDGVTVPIYYEGRHAKLELPDEEKPLLDSTFEEVTENEEEDVRNKLKTKWGQLEAVVGAEHRIDIIAEDIVNHFEKRLETLDGKAMIVCMSRRICVEMYDAITRLRPDWDSDDDMTGAIKVVMSGSASDKEEWQRHFRSKRQRDKVRARYVDVADPLKIVIVRDMWITGFDAPCMHTMYVDKPMQGHTLMQTIARVNRVFRDKPGGLIVDYLGIAPKLKEAIAEYTDENKKHKGLSVEEQEEAVSLMLEKYEICCDMLHGFDWSAWHTGDPGRRLSLIPAAMEHVLSQKDGKSRYLDAVTQLSTAFSLCVPHEETERIRTDVAFLQTVKASIAKTTSKTRKSQGELDHAVQQLVSEAITPEGIVDIFQAAGLKKPDISVLSDDFLAEVRELPQKNLAVELLRKLIDDEIKNRLRRNVVQSRKFSEMLEESVRKYQNRSVETAIIIEELIKTAQDVRDTVKRGEDLGLSDAEIAFYDALAENESARQVMEDEILRMIASELVVTIRNNVTIDWAAKESVRAKMRVMVKRILRKYGYPPDMQEQATKTVLEQAEKICGAVAI comes from the coding sequence ATGACCCCCTACAAATTCACCGAATCCGAAGTCGAAGACGCGGCCCTCCAGTGGTTCTCGGACCTCGGGTACGATGTCGTCTCCGGGCCTGAGATTGCTCCGGGGGAGCCTGCGGCGGAGCGGGACGATTATCATCAGCCATTTCTTCTCCGGCGGGTCCGGGACTCGCTCTATGCCATCAATCCCATGCTTACAGACGATGCCATCGATGAGGCGGTTCGAAAGCTCACCATTCCTCCGTCTCCGGCGCTCATCGAGAACAACCATGTCTTTCACCAATACCTGACCGACGGCATCCCCGTGGAGTACCGGGAGAACGGGGACGTCCGCCATGGGCTCGTCAGGGTGATCGATACTTCCGAGCCGGAGAGAAACGACTGGCTCGTCGTCAACCAGTATACGATGGTCGAGGGGGACCACAACCGGCGGCCCGATATCGTCGTCTTCGTAAACGGCATCCCCGTCGCCGTCCTCGAACTCAAAAACCCGGCCGACGAGAACGCCACCATATGGTCGGCCTATACCCAGTTGCAGACCTACAAGCAGCAGATATCATCGCTCTTCAACACCAACGAAGTGCTCGTCATCTCCGACGGCGTCCAGGCACGGGCCGGTTCCCTGACCGCCGACGAAGACCGGTTCATGGTCTGGCGGACCATCGACGGCGACGAGACCGCATCCTCCGTCATCCCCCAGCTCGAAGTTCTCCTCAAGGGCCTCTTTGCCAAAGACCGGTTCCTCGAGTACATGAGCGACTTCATCCTCTTCGAGAACACCGGGTCGACGCTCATCAAGAAGATCGCCGCGTACCACCAGTTCCACGCCGTCAAGGCGGCGGTCGAGAGCACCATCACGGCCTCCGCACCCGAAGGCGACAAGAAGGGCGGCGTCATCTGGCACACGCAGGGTTCCGGCAAGAGCCTCTCGATGGTCTTCTACGCCCGCCAGATCATCCTGCGCCGGGAGATGGAGAACCCCACCCTCGTCTTCCTCACCGACCAGAACGACCTCGACGGCCAGCTCTTCGAGACGTTCGGCCGCTGCCACGAACATATCCGCCAGACGCCCATTCAGGCAGAGAGCCGGGCGGACCTCCGCGAACTCCTCACGCGTGAATCCGGCGGCGTGATCTTCTCCACCATCCAGAAATTCTTCCCCGAAAAGGAGGAAGAAGATCATCCCCTCCTCTCCGACCGGCACAACATCGTCTTCATCGCCGACGAGGCACACCGGAGCCACTACGGCTTCACCCCGCACGTCAGCGAGACGACCGGATTCATCCGCTACGGGTTTGCCGAATACATCCGGCAGGCACTTCCGAATGCCTCCTCAATCGGGTTTACGGGCACACCTATCTCCCTCAAGGACCGCGACACCAAGGCGGTCTTCGGGGACTATATCAGCATCTACGATGTTATCCAGGCAAACGAGGACGGCGTGACGGTTCCCATCTACTACGAAGGCCGCCATGCCAAACTCGAACTCCCCGATGAGGAAAAGCCCCTCCTCGACAGCACCTTCGAAGAGGTGACGGAGAACGAAGAGGAGGACGTCAGAAACAAACTCAAGACAAAATGGGGCCAGCTCGAAGCGGTGGTCGGGGCAGAACACCGGATCGACATCATCGCGGAGGACATCGTCAACCACTTTGAAAAGCGCCTCGAAACTCTCGACGGCAAGGCGATGATCGTCTGCATGAGCAGGCGCATCTGCGTCGAGATGTATGATGCCATCACCCGCCTCCGGCCCGACTGGGACAGCGACGACGACATGACAGGGGCCATCAAGGTCGTCATGTCCGGTTCGGCCTCCGACAAGGAGGAGTGGCAGAGGCACTTCCGGTCGAAACGTCAACGGGACAAAGTACGAGCTCGATATGTCGATGTTGCGGACCCGTTGAAGATCGTCATCGTCCGCGACATGTGGATCACCGGGTTCGACGCTCCCTGCATGCACACGATGTACGTCGACAAACCGATGCAGGGCCACACCCTCATGCAGACCATTGCACGGGTCAACCGGGTCTTCCGTGACAAGCCAGGTGGCCTCATCGTCGATTACCTCGGCATTGCGCCAAAACTCAAGGAAGCCATCGCAGAATACACCGACGAGAACAAGAAGCACAAGGGACTGAGTGTCGAGGAGCAGGAAGAGGCCGTCTCGCTCATGCTGGAAAAATACGAGATTTGCTGCGACATGCTGCACGGCTTCGACTGGTCGGCATGGCACACCGGCGATCCCGGCAGACGCCTGTCGCTCATCCCCGCCGCAATGGAGCACGTCCTCTCCCAAAAGGATGGAAAGTCGCGGTACCTCGATGCGGTAACGCAACTCTCCACCGCATTCTCGCTCTGCGTCCCCCATGAAGAGACCGAACGAATACGGACCGATGTGGCTTTTTTGCAGACGGTCAAGGCATCGATTGCAAAGACCACATCTAAGACGAGAAAGTCACAGGGAGAACTCGACCATGCTGTCCAGCAGCTCGTCTCGGAAGCCATCACGCCCGAAGGGATCGTTGATATCTTCCAGGCGGCGGGACTGAAAAAACCGGACATCTCCGTTCTTTCGGATGACTTCCTCGCGGAAGTGCGAGAGCTTCCGCAGAAGAATCTCGCCGTCGAACTCCTGCGTAAGCTGATCGATGACGAGATCAAAAACCGCCTGAGACGCAATGTAGTCCAGTCCAGAAAGTTTTCTGAGATGCTTGAGGAATCGGTGAGAAAATACCAGAACCGTTCGGTTGAAACAGCCATCATCATTGAAGAGCTGATCAAGACGGCACAGGATGTTCGCGACACCGTCAAGCGGGGAGAAGATCTCGGCCTCTCCGATGCAGAGATCGCCTTCTATGACGCACTTGCAGAGAACGAAAGTGCACGCCAGGTCATGGAGGACGAAATCCTGAGAATGATTGCCTCAGAACTTGTCGTGACCATACGAAACAACGTCACTATCGATTGGGCTGCCAAGGAGAGCGTCCGGGCAAAGATGCGGGTGATGGTCAAGAGGATTCTGAGAAAATATGGCTATCCACCCGACATGCAGGAACAGGCCACCAAGACCGTTCTGGAACAGGCCGAAAAGATCTGTGGTGCTGTTGCGATATGA
- a CDS encoding NHL repeat-containing protein gives MKFRRRGKIVWVSLGLFLLIPSMLCGQAIAVDFGTYPGSSYEFVTKWGTEGYNDGQFKFPNAIAVDSSGYVYVLDHSEQRVQKFTSDGTFVSKLKYGDFWGAKGIAVDDDGNIYICDTENNRIQKFAPNGALLTRWGTEGYNDGQFKFPNAIAVDSSGYVYVLDHSEQRVQKFTSDGTFVSKLKYGDFWGAKGIAVDDDGNIYICDTENNRIQKFAPNGALLTRWGTEGYNDGQFKFPNAIAVDSSGYVYVLDHSEQRVQKFTSDGTFVSKLKYGDFWGAKGIAVDDGGNIYICDTENNRIQVFKPINGVNPQQLDTGFILGKHGYQFYNFDKSPLSWNLFEAVYGKDEVTYSNGNPTITANAFYSLNFKNSATGGSCFGISASSLDLFQNSQDGEYAWNTGIAETLNLDRSWSFFANEKIPTSLSTVEDFIEYYHPQQMDRACQNDRDYYQGSITVYNELKSRMGNKNAWIADPVVLDIWWIDGQDLHGHTIVPYKIIEDNNVAKVYVYDSNYPLKDYADYEFWVEFDQNTNSLQTGYDYYFNGQKYEFSLINIDVVTLVRLSTIKQDSDIPFWDSVSSMIRLFFTSSDGDHLGYYNGEWVSEIPGAYKVTITGDSSQYPETYYIGDLDLKREIVGTDYGVGSVSIIRPNTLVTANISVTPISVDELVVPPDGSYAEFISGQGTDSLELNFVKETDEFGRMAAINGFSLKTGDAAGLAFEEDLQNITLTNTGTEREYTLILEQVGSNAGTFENPFLTTLGPDSSAKIIPDNWDDLENTYLKVEHDIGNDGIIDETEIATELVATVDLDPDVIKLGSKGNVVTAYIELPPEYGADDFGEGPVRLVTVNGQYVDLPAIEPNTVGDYDEDAIPDLMVKFDRQILEEFLTEGENEISVLGTLSDGMYYSGVDAIRAK, from the coding sequence ATGAAATTTAGAAGAAGGGGAAAAATAGTATGGGTAAGTCTAGGCTTATTTTTGTTAATACCGAGCATGCTTTGTGGACAAGCAATAGCTGTCGACTTCGGAACCTATCCCGGAAGTTCTTATGAATTTGTCACCAAGTGGGGCACAGAAGGGTACAATGACGGGCAGTTCAAGTTTCCGAATGCCATTGCGGTAGACAGTTCTGGTTATGTCTATGTGCTTGACCATTCTGAGCAACGTGTCCAGAAATTTACTTCTGACGGGACATTCGTTAGTAAATTAAAGTATGGTGATTTCTGGGGTGCCAAAGGCATCGCTGTTGACGATGATGGAAATATCTATATTTGCGATACCGAAAATAATCGCATACAGAAATTCGCCCCCAATGGGGCTTTATTGACCAGATGGGGCACAGAAGGGTACAATGACGGGCAGTTCAAGTTTCCGAATGCCATTGCGGTAGACAGTTCTGGTTATGTCTATGTGCTTGACCATTCTGAGCAACGTGTCCAGAAATTTACTTCTGACGGGACATTCGTTAGTAAATTAAAGTATGGTGATTTCTGGGGTGCCAAAGGCATCGCTGTTGACGATGATGGAAATATCTATATTTGCGATACCGAAAATAATCGCATACAGAAATTCGCCCCCAATGGGGCTTTATTGACCAGATGGGGCACAGAAGGGTACAATGACGGGCAGTTCAAGTTTCCGAATGCCATTGCGGTAGACAGTTCTGGTTATGTCTATGTGCTTGACCATTCTGAGCAACGTGTCCAGAAATTTACTTCTGACGGGACATTCGTTAGTAAATTAAAGTATGGTGATTTCTGGGGTGCCAAAGGCATCGCTGTTGATGATGGTGGTAATATCTATATTTGTGATACAGAAAATAATCGCATACAGGTCTTTAAACCCATAAATGGAGTGAATCCACAGCAATTGGACACCGGGTTCATTCTAGGAAAACATGGCTACCAATTCTATAATTTCGATAAATCCCCTCTTTCATGGAATTTATTTGAAGCAGTCTACGGAAAGGATGAGGTCACCTATTCGAATGGCAATCCAACAATTACAGCAAATGCATTCTATTCTTTAAATTTTAAAAATAGTGCAACCGGTGGGTCTTGTTTCGGTATATCGGCAAGTTCACTTGATTTGTTCCAGAATTCTCAAGATGGTGAGTATGCATGGAATACCGGGATAGCAGAAACCCTTAATCTTGATAGATCATGGTCATTTTTCGCAAATGAGAAAATTCCAACCTCGCTATCAACCGTGGAGGATTTCATCGAATATTACCACCCTCAACAAATGGATCGCGCCTGCCAAAATGATAGGGATTACTATCAAGGGAGTATTACTGTCTATAATGAATTAAAATCAAGGATGGGGAATAAAAATGCCTGGATTGCTGATCCCGTTGTTCTTGATATTTGGTGGATTGATGGTCAAGATTTACATGGGCACACAATTGTTCCATATAAAATAATTGAAGATAACAATGTTGCTAAAGTCTATGTTTATGACAGCAATTATCCTTTAAAAGACTATGCTGATTATGAATTTTGGGTAGAATTTGATCAAAATACGAATTCGTTACAAACTGGCTATGATTACTATTTTAACGGACAGAAATACGAATTTTCATTAATTAATATCGATGTTGTTACCTTGGTTCGTCTTTCTACTATCAAACAGGACTCGGATATTCCATTTTGGGATAGTGTATCATCGATGATAAGATTATTTTTTACAAGCAGTGACGGTGATCACCTTGGATACTACAACGGCGAGTGGGTGAGCGAAATTCCGGGAGCGTACAAAGTCACCATTACAGGAGATAGTTCTCAATACCCTGAAACCTATTACATCGGTGATTTAGACCTAAAAAGGGAAATTGTTGGAACAGATTATGGTGTCGGGAGTGTGTCGATAATTCGACCAAACACATTGGTCACGGCTAACATATCGGTTACACCTATCTCTGTTGATGAACTTGTGGTTCCTCCGGACGGTTCATATGCTGAATTTATTTCAGGTCAGGGAACTGATTCGCTCGAACTAAATTTTGTGAAAGAAACTGATGAGTTTGGCAGAATGGCAGCAATAAATGGATTTTCCTTGAAAACTGGGGACGCTGCCGGGCTCGCCTTCGAAGAAGATCTCCAGAACATAACTCTCACCAACACCGGGACTGAGAGGGAATACACCCTCATTCTCGAACAGGTCGGCTCCAATGCCGGAACCTTCGAAAACCCCTTCCTCACCACCCTTGGCCCCGACTCATCGGCGAAGATTATTCCCGACAACTGGGACGACCTAGAAAACACCTATCTAAAAGTGGAGCATGACATCGGCAACGACGGCATCATCGACGAGACCGAGATCGCGACCGAACTCGTTGCGACCGTGGATCTTGACCCCGATGTGATCAAACTGGGAAGCAAGGGCAATGTTGTCACCGCCTATATAGAGCTGCCTCCCGAATATGGTGCGGATGACTTCGGCGAGGGGCCCGTCCGGCTCGTTACAGTAAATGGCCAGTATGTCGATCTCCCCGCCATCGAGCCGAACACGGTGGGCGATTACGATGAGGATGCCATCCCCGACCTGATGGTCAAGTTCGATCGGCAGATCCTCGAAGAGTTCCTGACAGAAGGAGAGAATGAAATCTCCGTCCTTGGAACGCTCAGCGACGGGATGTATTACAGCGGTGTGGACGCAATCCGCGCCAAATAA
- a CDS encoding Ig-like domain-containing protein, producing MNQKNLYIVIIMVAAIAVVIGLWLSGAGQTGPLAGCTDCAVGPQYTTLTLEVWVNNEYVSSGPEREIIFRGTLLAGDSPVSDRTVTISTEGSTVATVTTFAGRFEASYAETGGSHPYVATFAGDSQYLPSESGTVSSPVQPFV from the coding sequence TTGAACCAGAAGAATCTCTACATTGTGATCATTATGGTGGCGGCGATCGCCGTTGTGATCGGCCTGTGGCTCTCCGGGGCCGGGCAAACCGGGCCGCTCGCAGGCTGTACCGACTGCGCCGTCGGCCCACAATACACCACCCTGACACTGGAGGTGTGGGTGAACAATGAGTATGTGAGCAGTGGGCCTGAGCGCGAAATTATCTTTCGGGGAACTCTTCTCGCGGGTGACTCTCCCGTTTCTGATCGGACGGTGACCATCAGCACCGAAGGAAGTACCGTAGCAACGGTCACGACTTTTGCGGGGAGATTCGAAGCCAGTTATGCAGAAACCGGCGGCAGCCATCCCTATGTCGCGACCTTCGCAGGTGATAGTCAGTACCTGCCATCAGAGTCCGGCACAGTATCATCGCCGGTGCAACCATTCGTCTGA
- a CDS encoding ATP-binding protein: protein MYDTLLKWKESGDRKPVIIEGIRQCGKTWILKHFGESEFKDIAYFNFEYDDRLQKIFEGDLNVSRIIKDLGILRNTSIRPGTTFLVLDEIQICPRAITSLKYFCENLPELHVAAAGSLLGVAIAQMGKNVSFPVGKVQMLKMHPLNFPEFLLAKDEELLYEYLNNLSPDEEISAAFTAKLEEAYREYLITGGMPEVVSSWIQNRDIGLVETIQSEILGNYEKDFVKYASVSEFPKLTLIWNAIPAQLAKDNQKFIFSHVKKGMRARDLEDSLQWLISAGLIYKVEKIERPYIPVTTYADITYFKIYFSDVGLLRRMSKFPADVVFDTSSLTADMRGILTENFVLTELIANDFQRPFFWKSGGTAEVDYIIQEGVDVVPIEVKSARRTRSRSLTEYRKKYRPRIAVRSSLNTIARHSDGYGEVLEIPLYLIWRLKAYL, encoded by the coding sequence ATGTACGATACTTTACTCAAATGGAAAGAGAGTGGAGATCGTAAACCGGTGATTATTGAAGGAATTCGCCAATGCGGGAAAACCTGGATATTAAAGCATTTTGGCGAGTCAGAATTCAAGGATATCGCTTATTTCAACTTCGAATATGATGACCGATTGCAAAAGATATTTGAAGGCGACCTGAATGTATCAAGAATTATCAAAGACCTTGGCATTCTGAGGAATACATCCATCCGGCCCGGAACAACCTTCCTCGTATTAGATGAAATTCAGATCTGCCCTCGTGCGATAACCTCTCTCAAATATTTCTGCGAAAACCTGCCCGAACTCCACGTTGCTGCCGCCGGTTCCCTGTTGGGAGTGGCTATTGCACAGATGGGAAAGAATGTCTCATTTCCGGTCGGCAAGGTGCAGATGCTAAAGATGCATCCCCTAAATTTTCCGGAATTTCTCCTGGCAAAGGATGAAGAACTCCTGTACGAGTACCTGAATAATCTATCCCCGGATGAAGAGATATCCGCTGCATTTACCGCCAAACTGGAAGAAGCATATCGTGAATACCTGATTACGGGAGGGATGCCGGAGGTTGTCAGCTCATGGATACAAAATCGCGACATCGGGCTTGTAGAAACAATACAAAGCGAGATTCTTGGCAATTATGAAAAGGATTTCGTGAAATATGCGTCTGTTTCCGAATTTCCAAAACTTACCCTTATTTGGAATGCAATCCCTGCACAGCTTGCAAAGGACAATCAGAAATTCATATTCTCCCATGTAAAGAAGGGAATGCGTGCCCGCGATTTGGAAGATTCCCTCCAATGGCTTATCTCGGCAGGGCTCATCTACAAGGTCGAAAAGATCGAGCGGCCCTATATTCCGGTGACGACCTATGCGGACATTACCTACTTCAAGATCTATTTCTCGGATGTAGGACTGTTACGCAGGATGAGCAAATTTCCGGCAGATGTCGTTTTTGACACCTCTTCACTGACCGCCGACATGCGGGGGATTCTAACGGAAAATTTCGTGTTGACAGAACTGATTGCAAACGATTTCCAAAGACCCTTTTTCTGGAAATCCGGCGGGACTGCCGAGGTTGATTATATCATACAGGAAGGTGTTGATGTCGTTCCGATCGAAGTCAAATCAGCAAGAAGGACTCGTTCAAGAAGCCTTACGGAGTACAGAAAAAAATACCGCCCGCGTATTGCTGTCAGGTCCAGTCTCAATACTATTGCAAGACATTCGGATGGATACGGCGAGGTTCTGGAGATTCCGCTCTACCTTATCTGGAGACTGAAGGCCTATCTCTGA
- a CDS encoding PrsW family glutamic-type intramembrane protease: protein MILEFYLAASLPLFFLLIFLEGGQRRILAFLIWGLSAAVISYYVIHALSLTLAAGTVLTDVSIAPVVEEFVKALPLFVLLLAFGQRYSKELLVLAMASGFGFAILENYVYISTFMLGGVGAVAYAVVRGITTSVMHGCMTAIIGYGIFLTYGFSRRSLPSILFGLYTVAVIIHALYNLMVGHTESGRIFAIGLPLLLFVLLLIAYNRDSIWPKQTRSED from the coding sequence ATGATCCTCGAGTTCTACCTGGCGGCCTCGCTGCCGCTGTTCTTCCTCCTGATCTTCCTTGAGGGCGGGCAGCGGAGGATCCTCGCGTTCCTGATCTGGGGTCTGTCGGCGGCGGTGATCTCCTATTACGTCATTCATGCGCTCTCCCTTACCCTTGCGGCAGGCACGGTTCTCACCGACGTATCGATTGCTCCGGTGGTCGAGGAGTTCGTCAAAGCCCTGCCGCTATTCGTCCTTCTGCTGGCCTTCGGGCAACGGTACTCCAAGGAGCTGCTCGTGCTCGCAATGGCGTCAGGATTCGGATTCGCAATCCTGGAGAACTACGTATATATCTCGACCTTCATGCTCGGCGGCGTGGGGGCAGTTGCATATGCGGTGGTCCGGGGGATCACGACCTCGGTCATGCACGGGTGCATGACGGCGATCATCGGGTACGGGATCTTCCTGACCTATGGCTTCTCGAGACGGTCACTGCCATCGATCCTCTTCGGGCTGTACACGGTCGCGGTGATAATCCACGCCCTCTACAACCTGATGGTCGGGCATACAGAGTCCGGCAGGATATTTGCGATCGGCCTTCCGCTCCTCCTCTTTGTGCTTCTGCTCATCGCCTACAACCGGGATTCCATCTGGCCGAAACAGACCCGGTCAGAGGACTGA
- a CDS encoding HD domain-containing protein, whose protein sequence is MSEFRHNHSQIAETVDLHMTTALFLPGNSLTMDNTGIERMLAFVETFFRQSGSHGLDHTLRVTRLCAEIGKAEGADMQILIPAALFHDVARPLEKETGIPHEQEGARIAAEYLRSHGCDERRIRAIVHAIRAHRYSTGTTPQTTEAKVLSDADKLDAMGAVGIARTFMQAGEHGDGIEDATSHIHEKLLKLRELMYTDTAKEIAEERHALLQRFADALRTELNDGPLSSVNETLSCAYSAEKTLKKDWDSKEEDEAWKNL, encoded by the coding sequence ATGTCTGAATTCCGGCACAACCATTCTCAGATAGCAGAAACCGTGGACCTGCATATGACAACCGCCTTATTTCTGCCCGGCAATTCTCTTACCATGGACAACACCGGGATTGAGAGGATGCTGGCCTTTGTTGAAACCTTCTTCAGACAGTCAGGATCACATGGTCTTGATCACACGCTCCGTGTCACCCGCCTCTGCGCAGAGATTGGAAAAGCAGAAGGGGCAGATATGCAGATCCTCATTCCTGCCGCTCTCTTTCACGATGTTGCCCGTCCGCTGGAAAAGGAAACCGGCATTCCACACGAACAGGAAGGCGCACGGATTGCAGCAGAATATCTCAGGTCACATGGCTGCGATGAACGCCGCATCCGGGCAATCGTCCATGCAATACGCGCCCACCGGTACAGCACCGGCACCACACCGCAAACCACGGAGGCAAAGGTCCTCTCCGACGCCGACAAACTCGATGCCATGGGGGCGGTCGGGATTGCACGGACCTTTATGCAGGCCGGAGAACACGGTGACGGTATTGAAGATGCCACGTCGCATATCCATGAAAAACTGCTCAAACTCAGAGAACTGATGTACACAGACACCGCAAAAGAGATCGCCGAAGAACGGCATGCCCTGCTGCAACGGTTTGCCGACGCACTTAGGACAGAATTGAACGATGGGCCTCTCAGTTCTGTAAACGAAACGCTTTCATGTGCATATTCAGCGGAGAAGACTCTTAAAAAAGACTGGGATTCAAAAGAAGAAGATGAGGCCTGGAAGAATTTGTAA
- a CDS encoding carboxypeptidase-like regulatory domain-containing protein: protein MNQKNLSIAIVVVAAFVIVIGLWLSGAGQTGSLSGDVAIPTAGPTPPTPVRTFVTLGVTVLQEKEDGMMERAIQFSGTLTDSSGAPVPGRTVTIMKNANPPYSVKTVTTGTNGAFDVIYGEYSPSAYYAVFAGDEKYQASQSSIISS, encoded by the coding sequence ATGAACCAGAAGAATCTCTCTATTGCGATCGTTGTGGTGGCGGCCTTCGTCATCGTGATTGGTCTGTGGCTCTCCGGGGCCGGGCAGACGGGGTCCCTTTCGGGTGATGTGGCAATCCCCACGGCGGGGCCGACACCACCAACCCCTGTCAGGACCTTTGTCACGCTGGGGGTGACGGTGCTTCAGGAAAAAGAGGATGGTATGATGGAACGTGCCATTCAGTTCTCCGGAACACTGACCGATTCGAGCGGGGCCCCTGTCCCGGGTCGAACCGTGACCATCATGAAAAATGCCAATCCCCCGTATAGCGTAAAAACGGTAACGACAGGGACCAATGGCGCATTCGATGTCATATATGGCGAGTATAGCCCAAGCGCATATTACGCGGTCTTTGCGGGTGACGAGAAGTATCAAGCCTCCCAATCAAGTATTATTTCTTCGTGA